From a region of the Natranaerovirga pectinivora genome:
- a CDS encoding group II intron maturase-specific domain-containing protein: protein MLEEKVRDKRIITLIEKWLKAGIIFTFRWEKSRKGKDIITHKTSKKGFKRTIQKFKEWIRKNRHCRLMKMFKELNTKLRGYYNYYGTIGNSKKIT from the coding sequence ATGCTAGAAGAAAAAGTTAGAGACAAAAGAATAATAACATTAATAGAAAAATGGCTTAAAGCTGGCATTATATTTACTTTCAGATGGGAAAAGTCAAGAAAAGGAAAAGATATAATCACCCATAAGACTAGTAAAAAAGGATTCAAAAGGACCATACAAAAGTTCAAAGAATGGATAAGGAAAAATAGACATTGTCGTTTAATGAAAATGTTTAAAGAACTAAATACAAAACTACGTGGCTACTATAATTACTATGGAACAATAGGAAATAGCAAAAAAATAACCTAA